One Ethanoligenens harbinense YUAN-3 genomic window carries:
- a CDS encoding ABC transporter ATP-binding protein, translating to MGLHVEHVRKQYGGKTAVQNLSFTMDSPGVFGLLGTNGAGKTTTIRMLLGILEQDAGTITWDGRPVTRENVSFGYLPEERGLYPKIRVGEQLFYFASLRGMNAQAARQSIRRWYERLEIGKYDRMTADQLSKGNQQKVQLAAALLHDPDLVVLDEPISGLDPVNADLFADVMREQAAEGKYIVLSSHQMESVEAFCRDILMLKDGQTVLQGNLRAIKDGYGRTNLSVECGKDVHARAETAGLTVLEQDARGLECRIRDEADAYRFLRGLLDDGVRIDRFEIRTPSLHEIFVEKAGARA from the coding sequence ATGGGGCTGCATGTAGAGCATGTTCGCAAGCAATACGGCGGCAAGACCGCCGTGCAGAACCTTTCCTTCACGATGGACAGTCCGGGGGTATTCGGCCTGCTGGGCACCAACGGCGCAGGTAAGACGACCACCATCCGGATGCTGCTCGGCATTCTGGAGCAGGACGCCGGCACCATCACCTGGGACGGCCGCCCGGTCACGCGGGAAAACGTGTCGTTCGGCTATCTGCCCGAGGAGCGCGGGCTCTATCCCAAGATCCGCGTGGGGGAGCAGCTCTTCTATTTCGCCAGCCTGCGCGGCATGAACGCGCAGGCTGCCAGGCAGTCCATCCGCCGGTGGTATGAGCGGCTGGAAATCGGCAAATATGACAGGATGACCGCCGACCAGCTCTCCAAAGGCAACCAGCAGAAAGTGCAGCTGGCCGCCGCACTGCTGCATGATCCGGACCTGGTGGTGCTGGATGAGCCGATCAGCGGGCTCGACCCGGTGAACGCCGACCTGTTTGCGGATGTGATGCGCGAACAGGCGGCCGAAGGCAAATACATCGTGCTTTCCAGCCATCAGATGGAGTCGGTGGAAGCCTTCTGCCGCGATATCCTAATGCTGAAAGACGGGCAGACGGTTTTGCAGGGCAACCTGCGCGCCATCAAGGATGGCTATGGCCGCACCAACTTGTCGGTCGAGTGCGGGAAGGACGTGCATGCGCGCGCGGAAACAGCCGGGCTGACGGTTTTGGAGCAGGACGCGCGCGGCCTGGAATGCCGCATCCGCGACGAAGCGGACGCCTACCGTTTTCTGCGCGGTCTGCTGGACGACGGCGTGCGCATCGACCGTTTTGAGATCCGCACCCCGTCGCTGCATGAAATTTTTGTGGAAAAGGCGGGTGCGCGGGCATGA
- a CDS encoding DUF2178 domain-containing protein, with translation MRIGKMEFNKRMHLRVNWSAACVAAGLALLIGSMAAGHLDDLGGSFLAGAGAGLLAAGVVLLVKTLHTLRDPEKQRVARIEEEDERNLLIDMRSSQWTLFVGILVLAVAAGVTAFFNRDMMHALSAVLLLLIAVKWISMVVLRRWG, from the coding sequence ATGCGCATCGGCAAGATGGAATTCAACAAAAGGATGCATCTGCGCGTAAACTGGTCGGCGGCATGTGTAGCGGCCGGGCTGGCGCTGCTGATTGGAAGTATGGCGGCGGGTCATCTCGACGATTTGGGCGGCAGCTTTCTGGCGGGCGCCGGCGCGGGGCTGCTGGCGGCGGGCGTGGTCTTGCTGGTGAAGACCCTGCACACGCTGCGCGACCCGGAAAAACAGCGGGTGGCCCGTATCGAAGAGGAAGACGAGCGAAATCTTTTGATCGACATGCGATCCTCCCAATGGACGCTGTTCGTTGGGATTTTGGTATTGGCTGTGGCTGCGGGTGTGACCGCGTTTTTTAACCGGGATATGATGCATGCGTTATCTGCGGTGTTGCTGCTGCTGATCGCAGTGAAATGGATTAGCATGGTGGTGCTGCGGCGTTGGGGATAA
- a CDS encoding helix-turn-helix transcriptional regulator — MENRLRELRRLRGMTQQALADAADISRQTVIAIEAGRFNPSVLLAFRLAKALGVTIEDIFLFER; from the coding sequence GTGGAGAACAGGCTCCGGGAGCTGCGCCGCCTGCGCGGCATGACCCAGCAGGCGCTGGCGGACGCGGCAGATATCTCCCGCCAAACCGTCATTGCCATCGAGGCCGGGCGGTTCAACCCGTCGGTCTTGCTGGCATTTCGTCTCGCAAAGGCTCTGGGCGTGACGATTGAGGACATTTTTCTGTTTGAGAGGTGA
- a CDS encoding ATP-binding protein, which produces MDTVQKARLALSSLGLYRPLLEKPVVAAFAKVLETAHGAELRGFLDAYGAFISLLAPARATAGVLDFSGALHTLVQQNDSLFARQAAAGRVEEAVRAAAARDLEALSMALDLSPREIKAAASASFDDDDSVAFIDSLPDFITGGSFSTEETKQFHATHGCGVFASFGAFKWQRGVSGDSSLFGISSPDPVRLAQLKGYEYERNIVLENTANFLDGISANNMLLYGDRGTGKSSTVKAVFNEFRGRGLRIIEVSKDCIVEFARIIERIGSVPLKFIIFIDDLSFSDDDDNYSALKAVLEGGVAARPRNTVIYATSNRRHFVKESFSERDSEIHAGDAMQEKLSLADRFGITVTFTSPDQRLYFDIVRALAADRGLDVDGAQLERGAAQWALRYNGRSPRTATQYIDWVAGRIKKGLPLDDF; this is translated from the coding sequence ATGGATACGGTGCAAAAAGCGCGTCTGGCGCTTTCTTCTTTGGGGCTTTATCGCCCGCTGCTGGAAAAACCCGTGGTGGCGGCCTTTGCAAAGGTGCTGGAAACAGCGCACGGCGCGGAGCTGCGCGGGTTTCTGGACGCATACGGCGCGTTCATCAGCCTGCTCGCGCCGGCAAGAGCGACGGCCGGAGTGCTGGATTTTTCCGGCGCGCTGCACACGCTTGTGCAGCAGAATGACAGCCTGTTTGCCAGGCAGGCCGCGGCCGGGCGGGTGGAAGAAGCCGTGCGCGCCGCCGCCGCCCGCGATCTGGAAGCGCTTTCCATGGCGCTTGACCTTTCGCCGCGCGAGATCAAAGCCGCGGCAAGCGCCTCGTTTGACGACGACGATTCGGTGGCGTTCATCGACTCGCTGCCCGATTTTATCACCGGCGGTTCGTTTTCGACGGAAGAAACGAAACAGTTCCATGCCACCCACGGCTGCGGCGTGTTCGCCAGCTTCGGCGCGTTCAAGTGGCAGCGCGGCGTTTCGGGGGACAGCAGCCTGTTCGGCATCTCCTCGCCCGATCCGGTGCGCCTTGCCCAGCTCAAGGGCTATGAGTATGAGCGCAACATCGTGCTGGAAAACACCGCGAATTTCCTCGACGGCATCTCGGCCAACAACATGCTGCTTTACGGCGACCGCGGCACCGGCAAATCCTCCACCGTCAAGGCGGTGTTCAACGAGTTCCGCGGGCGCGGGCTGCGCATCATCGAGGTATCCAAGGACTGCATCGTGGAATTTGCCCGCATCATTGAGCGCATCGGCTCGGTGCCGCTGAAATTCATCATTTTCATCGACGATCTGAGCTTCAGCGACGACGACGACAATTATTCCGCCCTCAAGGCCGTGCTAGAAGGCGGTGTGGCCGCCCGCCCGCGCAATACGGTCATCTATGCCACCTCCAACCGGCGGCATTTTGTCAAGGAGAGTTTTTCCGAGCGCGACAGCGAGATCCATGCCGGGGACGCCATGCAGGAAAAACTCTCGCTGGCCGACCGTTTCGGCATCACGGTCACGTTCACCTCGCCTGACCAGCGGCTTTATTTCGATATCGTGCGCGCGCTCGCGGCCGACCGTGGCCTGGATGTGGACGGCGCGCAGCTCGAGCGCGGCGCGGCGCAGTGGGCGCTGCGGTACAATGGGCGCTCGCCCCGCACCGCCACGCAGTATATCGACTGGGTGGCCGGGCGCATCAAAAAAGGCCTGCCGCTCGACGATTTCTGA
- the ilvB gene encoding biosynthetic-type acetolactate synthase large subunit, translated as MPNGAQAMVTALEAEGVRTLFGYPGAAICPFLDALAASDITYHLVRHEQSAGHAASGYARVSGSPGVCFATSGPGATNLITALATAYMDSIPLVAITGQVQSGLIGRDVFQEADITGAAEPFCKHSYLVRDANDLPRVMKEAFYIARSGRPGPVLVDVPSDIQEQPVTSPAHHEKVDIRGYKPRTKGHALQIKRVAERVARAQKPVICAGGGIFSAHAQAVLAAFAEKCRIPVVNTLMGIGALPAAHPLAFGMLGTHGRAVANHALHNCDLLIIAGGRVGDRSVAEPDQIAARTCVVHIDVDPAEIGKNMDAELPLVGDLRLVLEALTEQTVPGDTAAWVASLESLRDAPEPARPPHSGCIEPRAFFRTLAAQMEDDAVVVADVGQSQIWAANHLAMRHGRFLTTGGMGTMGYSLPAAVGAAVALPERQIVAVCGDGAFHMSMMELATIRQYRLDIKLVVMHNDCLGMVHELQTKHYGGRYVATSLGCGDPDFQLLAKAYGLESRRVENDADVPDAVARMLHAPGPYLLECRIDPDEPTL; from the coding sequence ATGCCAAACGGCGCACAAGCCATGGTAACCGCACTTGAAGCGGAAGGTGTCCGCACGTTATTCGGTTATCCGGGGGCAGCAATCTGCCCGTTTCTGGACGCGCTCGCGGCGTCCGATATCACCTATCATCTTGTGCGCCATGAGCAAAGCGCCGGGCACGCGGCCAGCGGCTATGCCCGTGTTTCCGGTTCACCGGGTGTGTGTTTTGCCACCTCCGGCCCGGGCGCGACCAACCTCATCACCGCGCTGGCCACAGCCTACATGGACTCCATCCCGCTGGTGGCCATCACCGGGCAGGTGCAAAGCGGCCTCATCGGCCGCGACGTGTTTCAGGAAGCGGATATCACCGGCGCTGCGGAACCGTTCTGCAAGCACAGTTATCTGGTGCGCGACGCGAACGACCTGCCCCGTGTGATGAAAGAGGCGTTCTATATCGCGCGCAGCGGCCGTCCCGGCCCCGTGCTGGTGGACGTGCCGTCCGACATACAGGAGCAGCCGGTGACTTCACCGGCGCACCACGAAAAAGTGGACATCCGCGGCTACAAACCGCGCACCAAAGGCCACGCGCTCCAGATCAAGCGGGTGGCCGAGCGCGTCGCCCGGGCGCAAAAACCTGTCATCTGCGCGGGCGGCGGCATTTTCTCCGCGCACGCGCAGGCCGTGCTCGCCGCCTTTGCGGAAAAGTGCCGCATCCCGGTGGTAAATACGCTGATGGGCATCGGCGCGCTGCCCGCAGCCCATCCACTGGCGTTCGGCATGCTGGGCACCCACGGGCGCGCGGTGGCCAACCATGCCCTGCACAACTGTGACCTGCTCATCATCGCCGGCGGCCGGGTGGGCGACCGCTCCGTGGCGGAGCCGGATCAGATCGCCGCGCGCACCTGCGTGGTGCACATTGATGTGGACCCGGCGGAGATCGGCAAAAACATGGATGCCGAACTTCCGCTGGTGGGCGACCTGCGGCTGGTGCTGGAGGCGTTGACCGAGCAGACCGTGCCGGGCGATACCGCCGCATGGGTGGCTTCTCTGGAAAGCCTGCGGGACGCGCCCGAGCCTGCGCGCCCCCCACACAGCGGCTGTATTGAGCCGCGTGCCTTTTTCCGCACGCTTGCCGCACAGATGGAGGACGATGCCGTGGTGGTGGCGGACGTGGGGCAGTCCCAGATCTGGGCGGCCAACCACCTCGCCATGCGGCACGGGCGTTTCCTTACCACAGGCGGCATGGGCACCATGGGCTACAGCCTGCCCGCCGCCGTAGGTGCGGCGGTGGCGTTGCCGGAGAGACAGATCGTAGCCGTGTGCGGGGACGGCGCGTTCCATATGTCCATGATGGAACTGGCCACCATCCGCCAGTACAGACTGGACATCAAGCTTGTCGTGATGCACAACGACTGCCTGGGCATGGTGCACGAACTGCAGACCAAGCACTACGGCGGGCGGTATGTGGCCACCTCGCTCGGCTGCGGCGATCCGGATTTCCAGTTGCTGGCCAAAGCCTACGGGCTGGAAAGCCGCCGCGTGGAGAACGACGCGGACGTTCCGGACGCCGTCGCGCGCATGCTGCACGCACCCGGCCCTTATCTGCTGGAATGCCGCATCGACCCCGACGAGCCGACGCTCTGA
- the ilvN gene encoding acetolactate synthase small subunit, with protein MKHTLSVLVENRPGVLSKVAGLFSRRAFNIDSLAVGVTQDPSVSRITIVVDGDEYTTEQVEKQLNKLIDVIKVKTLPHGQFISRELVLLKVACMAANRSEVVQIADIFDARIVDVTRTTLTLEISGTASRIASLESLLAPYGIRETVRTGTIALEKGAQDITAGRKPAEEPSVS; from the coding sequence ATGAAGCATACCCTGTCCGTTCTGGTGGAAAACCGCCCGGGCGTACTCTCCAAAGTGGCCGGGCTGTTCTCGCGCCGCGCCTTCAACATTGACAGTCTGGCCGTAGGCGTCACGCAGGATCCGTCGGTCTCCCGCATCACCATTGTGGTGGACGGTGACGAATATACCACCGAGCAGGTGGAGAAGCAGCTTAACAAGCTTATCGACGTCATCAAAGTCAAAACGCTGCCGCACGGGCAGTTCATCAGCCGGGAGCTGGTGCTGCTCAAGGTGGCGTGCATGGCGGCGAACCGGTCGGAGGTCGTGCAGATCGCAGACATTTTCGACGCCCGGATCGTGGACGTGACCCGCACCACCCTCACGCTGGAAATCTCGGGTACCGCGTCCCGCATCGCCAGCCTGGAATCGCTGCTGGCGCCGTACGGCATCCGCGAAACGGTACGTACCGGCACCATTGCGCTCGAAAAGGGCGCGCAGGACATCACCGCGGGCAGAAAGCCGGCGGAGGAGCCGTCCGTTTCCTAA
- the ilvC gene encoding ketol-acid reductoisomerase, whose product MAKMYYESDCNISLLKGKKIAIIGYGSQGHAHALNLNESGIDVIVGLYKGSRSWHVAEAAGLTVMTAAEAAAEADIIMILINDEKQAAMYEKDIAPNLTEGKALAFAHGFNIHFGQIVPPKNVDVFMVAPKAPGHTVRSEYLRGAGTPCLIAVEQDHSGKTKEIALAYAAGIGGARAGILETTFRVETETDLFGEQAVLCGGVTALMQAGFETLVEAGYAPENAYFECIHEMKLIVDLIYAGGFEAMRKSISDTAEYGDYITGPKIITDETRKAMKDVLKDIQEGKFAREWILENRVGRPNFNALRRKGAEAQLVEVGQQLRSQMTFLKK is encoded by the coding sequence ATGGCAAAGATGTATTATGAAAGCGACTGCAACATCAGCCTGCTCAAAGGCAAAAAGATCGCCATCATCGGTTATGGCAGCCAGGGCCACGCCCATGCGCTGAACCTCAACGAGAGCGGCATAGACGTGATCGTGGGCCTGTACAAAGGCAGCCGGTCCTGGCATGTGGCCGAAGCGGCCGGCCTGACCGTGATGACGGCGGCCGAAGCGGCGGCTGAAGCCGACATCATCATGATCCTCATCAACGATGAGAAACAGGCGGCCATGTACGAAAAAGACATCGCCCCGAATCTCACCGAAGGCAAAGCGCTTGCGTTCGCCCACGGTTTCAACATCCACTTCGGCCAGATCGTCCCGCCCAAAAACGTGGACGTGTTCATGGTCGCCCCGAAAGCTCCGGGCCACACCGTGCGCAGCGAATACCTGCGCGGTGCCGGTACCCCCTGCCTCATCGCGGTGGAGCAGGATCATTCCGGTAAAACCAAAGAGATCGCGCTGGCCTATGCCGCGGGCATCGGCGGCGCACGCGCCGGCATCCTCGAAACCACCTTCCGCGTGGAGACCGAGACCGACCTCTTCGGTGAGCAGGCCGTGCTTTGCGGCGGCGTGACCGCCCTCATGCAGGCCGGTTTCGAAACGCTGGTGGAAGCGGGCTACGCGCCGGAGAACGCCTATTTCGAGTGCATCCACGAAATGAAACTGATCGTGGACCTGATCTACGCCGGCGGCTTTGAGGCCATGCGCAAGTCCATCAGCGACACCGCGGAATACGGCGACTATATCACCGGGCCGAAGATCATCACCGATGAGACCCGCAAGGCGATGAAAGACGTTCTCAAGGACATCCAGGAAGGCAAATTCGCCCGCGAATGGATTCTGGAGAACCGTGTGGGCCGCCCGAACTTCAACGCGCTGCGCCGCAAGGGCGCCGAGGCCCAACTGGTGGAAGTGGGCCAACAGCTCCGCAGCCAGATGACCTTCCTCAAAAAATAA
- a CDS encoding Fur family transcriptional regulator, whose translation MEKPHKETRNTKQKQLILDCMKNAGGAHMTAEEIYNRIRQESQTISIATVYRNLRLLEENGTVKKVYVADDSLAYYEMSDAQSPHAHHHLVCRKCGAILDFEADLLDGLERLIESTKHFQIEDHRVVFYGVCEACRRRDGENAQPRK comes from the coding sequence TTGGAAAAACCGCATAAGGAAACCAGAAACACCAAACAAAAGCAGTTGATTTTGGACTGCATGAAAAACGCGGGCGGCGCGCATATGACGGCCGAGGAGATCTACAACCGCATCCGGCAGGAGAGCCAGACCATCAGCATCGCCACGGTCTATCGCAATCTGCGGCTGCTGGAGGAAAACGGCACGGTCAAGAAGGTCTATGTGGCGGACGATTCGCTTGCCTATTATGAAATGAGCGATGCACAGTCGCCGCACGCGCACCACCACCTGGTCTGCCGGAAATGCGGCGCGATCCTGGATTTTGAAGCCGACCTGCTCGACGGACTTGAACGGCTCATCGAATCGACCAAACATTTTCAGATCGAGGATCATCGCGTGGTTTTTTACGGGGTCTGCGAAGCCTGCCGCAGGCGGGACGGGGAAAACGCGCAGCCCCGGAAATGA